A genomic segment from bacterium encodes:
- the ricT gene encoding regulatory iron-sulfur-containing complex subunit RicT has protein sequence MICEVEFEDGEREFSFYPYELELKPGDFVIFKAKRGKEIGRIAKLLDSGESSTQIIQKATPDDIEEYKRIKVDELRIYNLCEEKAKELEIPIKVVTVHIQFDRSLIRVDFLSEKKIDLKSFMKEIAKVCKSRIELRQIGARDYAKRFNAYGICGRPVCCSAFLTEFESITLDFIRLQHLSCGTSKLTGVCGRLMCCLAYERKLYEEIEKEDK, from the coding sequence ATGATTTGTGAAGTAGAATTTGAAGATGGGGAAAGGGAGTTTTCTTTCTATCCATATGAGTTAGAACTTAAACCTGGTGACTTTGTCATTTTTAAAGCCAAAAGAGGAAAAGAAATAGGCAGAATAGCTAAACTGCTTGATTCAGGTGAGAGTTCAACTCAAATAATACAGAAAGCAACCCCGGACGATATTGAGGAATACAAGAGGATTAAAGTAGACGAGTTAAGAATCTACAATCTCTGTGAAGAGAAAGCAAAAGAGCTTGAAATTCCAATAAAAGTGGTAACTGTTCATATCCAATTTGATAGGAGTTTGATACGGGTAGATTTTCTCAGTGAGAAGAAAATTGATCTCAAATCATTTATGAAAGAAATTGCCAAAGTGTGTAAGAGTAGAATAGAACTGCGTCAGATTGGTGCTAGAGACTATGCAAAACGCTTTAATGCTTACGGAATATGTGGAAGACCAGTATGTTGCAGTGCCTTCCTTACTGAATTTGAGTCTATTACTCTTGACTTTATAAGACTACAGCATCTATCTTGTGGTACTTCAAAGTTAACAGGAGTTTGCGGAAGATTAATGTGCTGTCTTGCTTATGAGAGAAAACTTTACGAAGAAATAGAGAAAGAAGATAAATGA
- a CDS encoding DNA polymerase III subunit has protein sequence MSFNDIIGQEIAKKILSSHLRNQRIANAYLFYGPDGIGKTSTAITFAKALNCEQGKHDSCDRCTTCKEIESNRNPDFELITPGEKGNILIEQIKNIKERYSYRSIWLKFRVTIIKEADTLTEEAANSFLKLLEEPPCSTVFILTTSKKEFIFPTIRSRCQEVKFGRLSSYEIENFLKCSKAIESKISIKSASQLANGSIKRALRLLETEENELRNNLIEFLNTPQPLRMQEIGKIELLDETELLLFTQELYMDSLFKKLGIHKLIKNNDLGLNRDVSIEETLKAIVVCNEIFYALKQNVDKKLVLYRLAKELP, from the coding sequence ATGTCATTTAATGATATCATAGGCCAGGAAATAGCAAAAAAAATCTTAAGTTCACACCTAAGGAATCAAAGAATTGCCAACGCTTACCTCTTTTATGGACCAGATGGTATTGGCAAAACATCAACGGCTATAACATTTGCAAAAGCATTAAATTGTGAGCAAGGTAAACACGATTCATGTGATAGGTGTACAACCTGTAAAGAGATAGAAAGTAACAGGAATCCAGATTTTGAACTAATAACACCCGGAGAGAAGGGAAATATTCTTATTGAACAAATAAAGAACATTAAAGAAAGGTATTCCTATCGTTCTATCTGGCTTAAATTTAGGGTCACAATAATAAAGGAAGCTGATACCCTTACTGAAGAGGCAGCTAACTCATTCCTAAAACTATTGGAAGAACCGCCTTGTTCAACTGTTTTCATACTTACTACTTCAAAAAAAGAGTTCATTTTCCCTACAATTAGGTCAAGATGCCAAGAAGTAAAATTTGGTAGGCTTAGCTCCTATGAAATTGAGAATTTTTTAAAATGCAGTAAAGCTATAGAGAGCAAAATCTCAATTAAATCTGCTTCACAACTTGCCAATGGGAGTATTAAACGAGCACTAAGACTACTGGAGACAGAAGAAAATGAGTTACGAAATAATCTTATTGAATTTCTTAATACACCACAGCCTCTCAGAATGCAAGAGATAGGAAAGATAGAGCTGTTAGATGAGACAGAGCTCTTACTTTTTACTCAAGAGCTATATATGGACTCACTTTTTAAAAAGCTTGGTATTCATAAGTTAATTAAAAATAATGACCTCGGACTTAATAGAGATGTTTCAATTGAAGAAACACTAAAAGCAATAGTTGTATGTAATGAGATATTTTATGCATTAAAACAAAATGTAGATAAAAAACTTGTCTTATACAGGCTGGCGAAAGAATTGCCATGA
- a CDS encoding peptidoglycan DD-metalloendopeptidase family protein: MRKLFIILAIPLLLWAEDYKKKLQDVKEKLNVTKKEVEEIREKEKAILAQLRDIDYQISLSEKKIKELKIQEQRLKESIANLRVSRKKTDTQLEHQKHLFKEHITLMYQSQIPNFIPPISYTGEQIFFYVQEFFKKDATRCNELKELSNNLFTKEEMEREKSIKLSKIRKDEESEKVKSSRQREMKSLILKEVRKEKSNKARLVEELEKSRSYLEALIARLEKYPVKKFGPMIWPVRGEVVSWFGTVIDPELGTKLVNNGIDIKAEYGTPVVAVADGEVAYEGIFLGYGKIVLLDHKNGFHTLYAHLSEILVTKGDKVKKGEVIGKVGTTGLLEEPRLHFEVRESGKAVDPMVWLR, from the coding sequence ATGCGCAAACTCTTTATTATATTAGCTATTCCACTTTTACTCTGGGCTGAGGATTACAAGAAGAAATTACAGGATGTGAAAGAAAAGCTTAATGTTACAAAAAAAGAAGTTGAAGAAATAAGAGAGAAAGAAAAGGCCATCCTCGCTCAATTACGTGATATAGATTATCAAATCTCATTATCAGAAAAGAAAATCAAGGAGTTAAAGATTCAAGAGCAGAGATTGAAAGAATCAATCGCTAATCTAAGAGTTAGTAGGAAAAAAACAGATACCCAGCTGGAGCATCAAAAACACCTTTTTAAGGAGCATATTACGCTTATGTACCAATCTCAGATACCAAATTTTATTCCGCCAATCTCTTACACTGGAGAGCAAATTTTCTTTTATGTACAAGAATTTTTTAAAAAAGATGCAACCAGATGTAACGAGCTTAAAGAATTAAGTAATAATTTATTCACTAAAGAAGAAATGGAAAGAGAAAAGTCTATAAAGCTATCAAAAATAAGGAAGGATGAGGAAAGCGAAAAGGTAAAAAGCTCTCGTCAACGTGAAATGAAATCACTTATACTTAAAGAGGTGAGGAAAGAGAAATCAAATAAAGCAAGACTTGTGGAAGAACTTGAAAAATCACGCTCCTATTTGGAGGCACTTATTGCTAGACTTGAAAAATACCCTGTAAAAAAATTTGGTCCAATGATATGGCCTGTCAGAGGAGAGGTAGTAAGCTGGTTTGGAACAGTGATAGACCCTGAACTTGGCACAAAACTTGTAAATAATGGGATTGATATAAAAGCAGAATATGGGACACCTGTTGTGGCAGTGGCAGATGGAGAGGTAGCCTATGAAGGGATATTCCTTGGCTATGGTAAAATTGTTTTACTTGACCACAAAAATGGATTTCACACTCTATATGCACACCTTTCTGAAATTTTAGTAACAAAGGGAGATAAAGTCAAAAAAGGTGAAGTAATAGGAAAAGTAGGGACTACAGGTTTATTAGAAGAGCCGAGACTGCATTTTGAAGTGAGAGAGAGTGGAAAGGCAGTCGACCCTATGGTATGGCTAAGATAA